In Hyphomicrobium denitrificans 1NES1, one DNA window encodes the following:
- a CDS encoding CBS domain-containing protein, with protein MTLQVIIIRADGALAETEDVRWRAFAKAFSESDYQWSCDREGFALTMKLGSSEARMAHYVRSLLRGRPETEDFTLLIQAMHRRASKIFSEMLADSRIEPRPGIRELVVTARAEGLRLVLVSTLARRDTEKLLETVLGQRGREAFHLVVADEARYSGDCERLYHDTRTQIDIDPRHCVVIEAGRIGREAAGAAGFPVITTRSAFCKETPAFGAGTVVVENLPDLISGPDRHRLDLLNSENRAALLSALQRLHAGNCEGLADLDWTDQMRVSDILKTKGSAVKTIEPNATLRALAHSFRKEAVGAMLVLDAEGKLQGIVSERDLARAIDDFGISLPEMRVADLMTRSVVTCAPEDRVAIVANVMTQRRIRHLPVVVNDAVVGLISIGDVLKHRLDEVQLEADVLRDVARARR; from the coding sequence ATGACACTTCAGGTCATTATTATTCGCGCAGACGGCGCGCTCGCGGAAACTGAGGATGTCCGCTGGCGGGCTTTTGCGAAAGCCTTCTCGGAATCCGATTACCAGTGGTCTTGCGACCGCGAAGGCTTTGCGCTGACGATGAAGCTCGGCAGCAGCGAAGCGCGCATGGCGCATTACGTTCGCTCTCTTTTGCGCGGTCGGCCCGAAACCGAAGACTTCACTCTACTCATTCAAGCGATGCACCGGCGTGCGTCGAAGATATTCAGCGAAATGCTGGCCGATAGCCGCATCGAACCGCGTCCCGGGATTCGCGAACTGGTCGTCACGGCGCGCGCCGAAGGATTGCGCCTCGTTCTCGTCTCAACGCTGGCGCGCCGAGACACGGAAAAACTTCTTGAAACGGTTCTAGGGCAGCGAGGACGCGAAGCATTCCATCTCGTCGTCGCCGATGAGGCTCGATACAGTGGCGATTGCGAGCGTCTTTATCACGATACGCGGACGCAAATCGACATCGACCCGAGGCATTGCGTTGTCATCGAAGCAGGGCGAATTGGGCGGGAAGCCGCGGGTGCGGCAGGCTTTCCCGTCATCACGACACGCAGCGCGTTTTGTAAGGAAACACCGGCGTTCGGCGCCGGAACTGTGGTGGTTGAGAATCTCCCGGATCTCATCTCCGGTCCCGACCGTCACCGCCTCGATCTTCTGAATTCTGAAAATAGAGCTGCCCTGTTGTCGGCACTGCAACGCCTGCATGCCGGTAATTGCGAAGGACTGGCTGATCTTGATTGGACCGATCAGATGCGCGTTTCCGATATTTTGAAAACCAAAGGCTCGGCGGTTAAGACCATCGAGCCGAACGCAACTTTGCGTGCCTTGGCGCACAGTTTCAGGAAAGAAGCGGTCGGCGCCATGCTTGTCCTTGATGCCGAGGGCAAGCTGCAGGGCATTGTTTCGGAGCGCGACCTGGCACGGGCGATCGACGACTTCGGCATTAGCTTGCCGGAAATGCGCGTGGCCGATCTCATGACACGATCGGTGGTGACCTGTGCACCGGAGGATAGGGTTGCAATCGTCGCGAACGTCATGACGCAGCGCCGAATCCGTCATTTGCCCGTCGTGGTGAACGATGCGGTTGTCGGTCTCATCAGCATCGGCGATGTGCTTAAGCACCGCTTGGATGAGGTGCAACTTGAAGCTGACGTCCTGAGAGACGTCGCCCGCGCGCGGCGCTAG
- a CDS encoding helix-turn-helix domain-containing protein, translating into MSDKTRKTQVAIVEPEPLATGSNAPGAAEHTLEQAIGHQVRHHRKQAGLTVAELAVAAQISPGMLSKIENGQISPSLSTLQMLAAALNVPLTVLFSSFEQRRDCSYVRSGEGVVIRRRGTKVGHQYQLLGHSLDGDVVVEPYLITLSDDAVAYTGFQHEGVEFIFMLTGEVEYAHADRSYHLRAGDAILFDSAAPHGPARLIETPMTYLSVIIYPRQ; encoded by the coding sequence ATGTCGGATAAGACACGTAAAACTCAGGTGGCTATCGTCGAGCCCGAGCCCCTCGCAACGGGCTCCAATGCGCCGGGCGCCGCGGAACATACACTTGAGCAGGCTATCGGCCATCAGGTTCGCCATCATCGCAAGCAGGCCGGATTAACCGTCGCGGAACTCGCTGTTGCGGCGCAAATCTCTCCGGGCATGCTGTCCAAGATCGAGAATGGCCAGATTTCGCCGTCGCTTAGCACGTTGCAGATGCTTGCGGCGGCCTTGAACGTGCCGCTGACGGTACTTTTCTCGTCCTTCGAGCAGCGCCGCGATTGTTCTTATGTCAGGTCGGGCGAAGGCGTCGTAATCCGTCGCCGCGGCACCAAAGTCGGCCATCAATATCAGTTGCTTGGGCACTCGCTCGACGGCGATGTCGTGGTCGAGCCGTATCTCATTACGTTGTCCGACGACGCGGTCGCTTACACGGGTTTTCAGCATGAAGGTGTCGAGTTCATTTTCATGCTTACGGGCGAAGTCGAATATGCCCACGCCGACCGCAGCTACCACCTGAGAGCCGGCGACGCCATCCTGTTCGACAGTGCGGCGCCACATGGTCCGGCACGTCTCATCGAAACACCGATGACATACCTTTCGGTCATCATCTATCCGCGCCAATAG
- a CDS encoding FliI/YscN family ATPase, which yields MTATASLTSFDRLDAMLACATARRPAHRISGKVARISPTYIVVTGLSKFVSIGDAVSISGVGGSVLAEVASIEAQVINVTPFIADHRIELGARVTALSGQLTLSPHGSWLGRTLNALGHPIDDQGPLTVGDRAVPIQGSPPAAMRRSRLGDPLTTGVKAIDLFTPICAGQRIGIFAGSGVGKSTLLAMLSRAPSSDVTVLALVGERSREVRDFLDDTLSASRDRVVSVVATSDESPMMRRLAPSAAMCIAEYYRDQGKNVLLIIDSLTRYAHAMRELALASDEPPVARGYPPSVFSALPRLLERAGTGEEGAGTITAVLSVLVDGDDHNDPIADAARGILDGHIVLDRSIASQGRLPAVDPLVSLSRLAPKIRTKKQAQYTTQLIESISRFEDTRDLRAIGGYRPGSDITLDRALDIVPRLYEALKQDLNEPPVEDVFAFLSQTLPSPPRSNSPSSR from the coding sequence GTGACAGCAACAGCCTCGCTAACATCATTCGATCGCCTCGACGCCATGCTGGCGTGTGCGACGGCGCGGCGCCCCGCGCACCGGATATCCGGCAAAGTAGCGCGCATCAGTCCCACTTACATTGTCGTTACGGGACTCTCGAAATTCGTTTCAATCGGCGATGCCGTGTCGATTTCCGGCGTCGGAGGATCGGTGCTGGCGGAGGTTGCGAGCATCGAAGCGCAGGTCATCAACGTGACCCCGTTCATTGCCGACCACAGGATCGAGCTTGGCGCGCGCGTCACCGCGCTGTCGGGCCAACTGACGCTATCGCCGCATGGCTCCTGGTTGGGGCGGACGCTCAATGCGCTTGGCCACCCAATCGATGATCAGGGGCCACTTACGGTCGGCGATCGGGCCGTTCCGATCCAGGGCAGCCCACCGGCAGCGATGCGACGCAGCCGTCTCGGTGATCCTCTTACGACGGGCGTCAAGGCAATCGACCTATTTACGCCGATTTGCGCCGGCCAGCGTATCGGCATCTTCGCCGGGTCCGGTGTCGGCAAATCGACGTTGCTCGCCATGCTGAGCCGCGCGCCCTCAAGCGACGTGACGGTCCTCGCGCTCGTCGGCGAACGCAGCCGCGAGGTTCGTGATTTTCTCGACGATACACTCAGCGCCTCACGCGATCGCGTCGTCTCCGTCGTCGCGACGTCCGATGAGAGCCCGATGATGCGGCGCTTGGCGCCCAGCGCCGCGATGTGCATTGCCGAATACTACCGCGACCAGGGCAAGAATGTTCTGCTGATCATCGACTCGTTGACGCGCTATGCGCACGCCATGCGCGAGCTGGCGCTTGCCTCCGACGAGCCGCCCGTCGCGCGCGGCTATCCGCCGAGTGTCTTCAGTGCCCTGCCGCGGCTTCTGGAACGCGCCGGAACGGGCGAAGAGGGGGCAGGCACGATCACGGCCGTGCTTTCGGTGCTCGTCGACGGCGACGACCATAACGATCCGATCGCGGATGCCGCACGCGGAATTCTCGATGGGCACATCGTGCTCGATCGCAGCATCGCAAGCCAGGGACGGCTGCCGGCCGTCGACCCGCTGGTATCCCTGTCACGCCTCGCACCCAAGATCCGAACGAAAAAGCAGGCTCAGTACACAACGCAATTGATCGAGAGCATTTCTCGGTTCGAGGATACGCGCGATCTCCGTGCCATCGGCGGCTACCGGCCTGGCAGTGACATAACGCTCGATCGGGCGCTCGATATCGTTCCGCGCCTTTACGAAGCCTTGAAGCAGGATCTCAACGAACCTCCAGTCGAGGATGTTTTTGCGTTTCTCTCTCAAACATTGCCGAGCCCACCGCGTTCGAATTCTCCCTCGTCCCGTTAA
- a CDS encoding sarcosine oxidase subunit alpha family protein, which yields MSGDQSFRLSKRGLVDRSKPLRFSFDGMAYDGYAGDTLASALLANGVHLVGRSFKYHRPRGILTSGSEDPNALVELRSGARREPNTKATTVELYDGLEATSQNRFPSLRLDVMAVNGLLSPVFSAGFYYKTFMWPASFWEKLYEPMIRRAAGLGRAATEGDPDTYDKANAFCDVLVVGSGAAGLMAALAAARSGARVVLADESFTLGGRLLAENRSVDGKSSADWAKAAVAELASLPNVRLLPRTTVFGAYDGGTFGAVERVSDHMIQPAAGQPRQRLWHIIAKQVVVAQGATERPIVFGNNDRPGVMLASAARTYINRYGVAPGRTAVVFSSNDDGASTINDLASAGISVAALVDTRSALPEAIEARAEALGIRVFEGGVVSDALGRTRATGARIIDAAGAAHTISCDLIVVSGGFSPNMQMTTHLGGRSQWRDDIVGFVPGTMPKNMSAAGAANGSFSLASCLAEGARAGSSAASSAGFDAKPIAVPSSDDEPSSVAAFWHVDRAKHKAFVDFQNDVTAADVALAEREGYRSVEHLKRYTTLGMATDQGRTSGVNGLAILAHLTGKSIPETGITTARPPYTPVSLGALAGEHRGKHFKPFRLTPSHNWAKAQGAVFVEAGLWLRSLYFPKPFETDPMTSIIREVNSVRNGVGFCDVSTLGKVEVHGADAGKFLDRAYINMMSTLPVGKARYGAMLREDGIMMDDGTAARFAEDRYFVTTTTVNAIKVVQHLELCKQWHWPDLDVQIVPSTDQWAQYSVAGPRARELISRIVDKPFDVSNEAFPYMGVAELTALGGLKARLYRLSFSGELAYEIAVPARHGELLARTLMEKGADLGVTPYGTEALGVMRIEKGHVGGPEINGTTTAADVGLGKMASKKKDYIGRVLSERPGLADPNRPRLVGFRPVDRAARLRSGAHFVSRNAEPTAANDQGHMTSVAYSPSNGHWVGLGFLANAESRMGEIVRAYDPVRGGDTLVEVVSPIFVDSEGARLRV from the coding sequence ATGAGCGGTGATCAGTCGTTCCGGCTCTCGAAGCGTGGTCTCGTCGACCGTTCGAAGCCCCTCAGATTTTCTTTCGACGGCATGGCTTATGATGGCTACGCCGGAGATACGCTGGCCTCGGCGCTGCTGGCGAACGGCGTCCATCTCGTCGGCCGGTCGTTCAAGTACCATCGTCCGCGCGGCATCCTGACGTCCGGTTCGGAAGACCCGAATGCGCTCGTCGAGCTTCGCTCAGGCGCGCGCCGCGAACCCAATACGAAAGCGACTACAGTCGAGCTCTATGACGGGCTGGAGGCAACGAGCCAAAACCGTTTTCCGTCGTTGAGGCTCGATGTGATGGCCGTCAACGGCCTTCTGTCGCCGGTGTTCTCCGCGGGCTTCTACTACAAGACGTTCATGTGGCCCGCGTCGTTCTGGGAAAAACTCTACGAGCCGATGATCCGCCGTGCTGCAGGCCTGGGCCGCGCCGCGACGGAAGGCGATCCCGACACTTACGATAAAGCCAACGCCTTCTGCGATGTCCTGGTCGTCGGGTCCGGCGCTGCAGGTCTTATGGCGGCACTTGCGGCAGCCCGCTCCGGCGCGCGCGTCGTCCTCGCAGATGAAAGCTTCACGCTCGGCGGACGTCTTCTCGCTGAAAACCGCTCCGTCGACGGCAAGAGTTCGGCCGACTGGGCGAAGGCCGCCGTTGCCGAGCTTGCGTCGCTGCCCAACGTGCGCCTTCTCCCCCGAACGACGGTGTTCGGCGCCTACGACGGCGGCACGTTCGGCGCGGTCGAACGCGTCTCCGATCATATGATCCAACCGGCAGCCGGGCAGCCGCGCCAGCGGCTCTGGCACATCATTGCGAAGCAGGTCGTCGTTGCGCAAGGTGCAACGGAGCGCCCGATTGTCTTCGGAAACAACGATCGCCCTGGCGTCATGCTTGCGAGCGCGGCGCGCACCTATATCAACCGGTATGGCGTTGCCCCGGGCCGCACCGCGGTCGTCTTCTCAAGCAATGACGATGGCGCTTCGACCATCAACGATCTCGCGTCGGCCGGAATCTCGGTCGCGGCGCTGGTCGATACGCGATCGGCGTTGCCGGAAGCGATCGAAGCGCGCGCCGAAGCGCTTGGCATCCGCGTCTTCGAAGGTGGCGTCGTTTCGGATGCGCTTGGCCGGACTCGCGCGACCGGCGCGCGCATCATCGATGCCGCGGGCGCTGCTCATACGATTTCCTGCGATCTGATCGTCGTCTCCGGCGGCTTCAGCCCGAATATGCAGATGACCACGCATCTCGGCGGCCGCTCGCAATGGCGGGACGACATCGTCGGCTTCGTACCTGGCACGATGCCGAAGAACATGTCTGCGGCCGGCGCAGCGAACGGTTCCTTCTCACTGGCGTCATGCTTGGCCGAAGGCGCACGTGCCGGAAGCTCGGCGGCTTCCTCTGCCGGCTTCGACGCAAAACCGATCGCCGTTCCGTCCTCGGACGACGAACCGAGCAGCGTCGCGGCGTTCTGGCATGTCGATCGTGCGAAGCATAAAGCCTTCGTCGATTTCCAGAACGACGTCACCGCCGCGGACGTTGCGCTTGCGGAACGCGAGGGCTATCGCTCCGTCGAACATCTCAAGCGCTATACGACCCTCGGCATGGCGACCGACCAGGGCCGGACGTCGGGCGTCAACGGTCTTGCGATCCTTGCCCACCTGACCGGCAAGTCGATCCCCGAGACCGGCATCACGACGGCGCGGCCGCCTTACACACCCGTTTCACTCGGCGCGCTTGCCGGTGAACATCGCGGCAAGCATTTCAAACCGTTCCGCCTGACGCCGTCGCACAACTGGGCAAAAGCGCAGGGCGCCGTATTCGTCGAAGCGGGACTGTGGCTCAGATCCCTCTATTTCCCGAAACCGTTCGAAACGGACCCGATGACGTCGATCATCCGCGAAGTCAACAGCGTCCGGAATGGGGTGGGTTTCTGCGATGTGTCGACACTCGGCAAGGTCGAGGTTCACGGCGCAGATGCCGGAAAGTTCCTGGACCGCGCCTACATCAACATGATGAGCACGCTGCCTGTCGGCAAGGCGCGCTACGGTGCGATGCTGCGCGAAGACGGCATCATGATGGACGACGGCACGGCGGCGCGGTTCGCGGAAGACCGCTACTTCGTTACGACGACGACTGTGAACGCCATCAAGGTCGTGCAGCATCTCGAGCTGTGCAAGCAATGGCACTGGCCCGACCTCGATGTGCAGATCGTGCCTTCTACGGATCAGTGGGCTCAGTACTCGGTTGCGGGCCCTCGCGCACGCGAGCTGATATCGCGGATCGTCGACAAGCCGTTCGATGTTTCGAACGAAGCCTTCCCGTACATGGGTGTCGCCGAATTGACGGCGCTCGGCGGTCTCAAGGCGCGGCTTTACCGGCTGTCGTTCTCGGGCGAGCTTGCCTATGAGATCGCGGTGCCGGCACGGCATGGCGAGCTGCTTGCGCGCACGCTGATGGAAAAGGGCGCCGACCTCGGCGTGACGCCGTACGGAACGGAAGCCCTCGGTGTCATGCGCATCGAGAAAGGGCACGTCGGCGGACCGGAAATCAACGGTACGACGACAGCCGCCGACGTCGGGCTCGGCAAAATGGCGTCGAAGAAGAAAGACTATATCGGCCGCGTGCTGTCGGAGCGCCCCGGGCTTGCCGATCCGAACCGCCCGCGTCTCGTCGGGTTCAGGCCTGTGGACAGAGCCGCGAGGTTGAGATCGGGCGCCCACTTCGTCAGCCGCAACGCGGAACCAACGGCGGCCAACGATCAAGGTCACATGACATCGGTTGCCTACTCGCCGTCGAACGGGCATTGGGTCGGACTCGGCTTCCTAGCGAATGCCGAATCCCGCATGGGCGAAATCGTCCGCGCGTACGATCCGGTACGCGGTGGAGATACGCTGGTCGAAGTCGTTTCACCCATATTTGTCGATAGTGAAGGAGCGAGACTCCGTGTCTGA
- a CDS encoding sarcosine oxidase subunit beta family protein yields MPSDRYSIFSVLLEALRGQSGWRPAWRKASPKPAYDVILVGGGGHGLATAYYLAKRYGLSNVAVIEKGWVGSGNIGRNTTIVRSNYLLPGNVPFYETSMKLWEGLEQDINYNAMVSQRGVLNLYHSDGQRDAYARRGNAMRMHGVDAELLDTEAVRRMYPWLNFDDARFPIKGGLLQKRGGTVRHDAVAWGYARAADRLGVDIIENTEVTGFRIADGRISGVETTRGFIAAKKVGLACAGNSSRVAAMAGLNLPIESHVLQAFVSEGIKPLVDGVVTFGAGHFYISQSDKGGLVFGGDLDGYNSYAQRGNLPVVEDVIEGGMALMPRIGRVRLLRSWGGIMDMSMDGSPIIDQTPITGLYLNAGWCYGGFKATPASGLCFAHLIAKNEPHEVARGYRLDRFRTGHMIDEKGMGNQPNLH; encoded by the coding sequence ATGCCGTCCGATCGCTATTCGATATTTTCAGTACTGCTTGAAGCGCTCCGGGGTCAGTCCGGATGGCGCCCGGCTTGGCGCAAGGCCAGTCCGAAGCCTGCCTACGATGTCATTCTCGTCGGCGGCGGTGGGCATGGCCTTGCAACGGCTTATTACCTCGCCAAGCGCTACGGCCTCTCGAACGTCGCCGTCATCGAGAAGGGCTGGGTCGGCTCCGGCAATATCGGCCGCAACACCACGATCGTCCGCTCGAACTACCTGCTTCCCGGCAACGTTCCGTTCTACGAAACGAGCATGAAGCTCTGGGAAGGCCTTGAGCAGGACATCAATTATAATGCGATGGTTTCGCAGCGCGGCGTTCTCAACCTCTATCATTCGGACGGTCAGCGCGACGCCTATGCTCGCCGCGGCAACGCAATGAGAATGCACGGTGTCGATGCGGAGCTGCTCGACACCGAAGCTGTCCGCCGCATGTATCCGTGGCTCAACTTCGACGACGCACGCTTCCCGATCAAAGGCGGGCTGCTGCAGAAGCGCGGCGGCACTGTACGCCACGATGCGGTCGCCTGGGGCTATGCCCGCGCCGCCGACAGGCTTGGTGTCGACATCATCGAAAACACGGAAGTCACGGGCTTCCGGATTGCCGACGGCCGTATCAGCGGCGTCGAGACGACGCGCGGTTTCATCGCGGCGAAAAAAGTCGGCCTCGCATGCGCCGGCAATTCTTCGCGCGTTGCGGCAATGGCGGGCCTCAACCTTCCGATTGAAAGTCATGTGCTGCAAGCCTTCGTGTCTGAGGGCATCAAGCCGCTCGTCGACGGCGTCGTCACGTTCGGCGCGGGTCACTTCTATATCAGTCAGTCCGACAAGGGCGGGCTTGTCTTCGGTGGCGACCTCGACGGTTACAATTCCTATGCGCAGCGGGGTAATCTACCAGTCGTCGAGGACGTCATCGAAGGCGGCATGGCGTTGATGCCGCGCATCGGCCGGGTCCGGTTGCTGCGCTCTTGGGGCGGCATCATGGATATGAGCATGGACGGCTCGCCGATCATCGATCAAACGCCGATTACCGGGCTCTATCTCAATGCCGGCTGGTGCTACGGCGGCTTCAAGGCAACGCCCGCTTCTGGTCTCTGCTTCGCGCATCTCATTGCGAAGAATGAACCGCACGAAGTTGCACGCGGCTACCGCCTCGACCGTTTCCGCACCGGTCACATGATCGATGAAAAGGGCATGGGCAACCAACCCAATCTGCACTGA
- a CDS encoding LysR family transcriptional regulator, with product MTVHQSRLPFDLHALEAFLAVCEARSMAAAAKKLSLTQPAISQAIADLETKMRVKLFDRSVRPIALTPAGEIMRQRASALLSEARQITTAIRHTARGRLALIRAGLVDSLSRALTGPVASFLAEHAEQVSVQSGLTAAHAGALLTRNLDLFIGVDDMSDIEGLDRFELLNEPYILVFPEKAKVPRSIADLAQAADRLPFLRYSARSRTGIDIERHLRRLNIDFPHGLEFDTPFGVTDMVARGKGFAISTPVCVAETAFDGNRIRTAPLPGPSLRRTLTLVSRRQELGTLPRDLTRACKVALERSVIAGLRETMPWLRDELR from the coding sequence ATGACAGTTCACCAAAGCCGCCTCCCGTTCGACCTGCACGCGCTCGAAGCCTTTCTGGCCGTGTGCGAAGCGCGTTCGATGGCGGCAGCAGCAAAGAAACTTTCGCTCACGCAACCTGCGATTTCCCAGGCTATTGCAGATCTCGAAACGAAAATGCGCGTAAAGCTTTTCGACCGCAGCGTTCGGCCCATTGCGTTGACGCCGGCGGGCGAAATCATGCGCCAACGTGCCTCCGCTCTCCTGTCGGAAGCGCGACAGATCACGACGGCAATCCGGCACACGGCGCGTGGTCGGTTGGCGCTCATACGTGCGGGATTGGTCGATAGCTTGTCGCGGGCTCTGACTGGTCCTGTCGCGTCGTTTCTGGCAGAGCACGCCGAGCAAGTGTCCGTTCAATCCGGTTTGACCGCCGCGCATGCCGGCGCGCTATTGACTCGCAACCTCGATCTTTTCATCGGGGTCGACGACATGAGCGATATCGAGGGCTTGGATCGTTTCGAGTTGTTGAATGAGCCCTATATTTTAGTCTTTCCAGAAAAAGCAAAAGTGCCGCGATCCATTGCGGATCTTGCCCAGGCGGCAGATCGGCTTCCGTTCCTGCGCTACAGCGCCCGTTCAAGAACGGGGATCGACATCGAACGGCACCTCCGCCGATTGAACATCGATTTTCCGCACGGGCTGGAATTCGATACGCCGTTCGGCGTGACGGATATGGTCGCTCGCGGCAAAGGCTTCGCGATTTCAACCCCAGTTTGTGTCGCCGAAACGGCGTTCGACGGCAACCGCATACGCACGGCCCCGCTGCCGGGCCCGAGCCTGAGGCGGACCTTGACTTTAGTCAGCCGGAGACAGGAACTCGGCACTCTGCCGCGCGATCTGACGCGCGCCTGCAAAGTAGCTCTTGAGCGTTCGGTTATCGCCGGCCTCCGCGAGACGATGCCCTGGCTGCGCGACGAATTGCGCTGA
- a CDS encoding sarcosine oxidase subunit delta, producing MRIRCPHCGERALDEFTYLGDASVTRPDPTSPDAAGEFYAYAYERRNIAGPTQELWYHQAGCHSWLVVTRDTRTHEISDVKLAEDVASKRIKSTAGAA from the coding sequence ATGCGCATCAGATGCCCGCATTGCGGCGAACGTGCCCTCGATGAATTCACTTATCTCGGCGACGCGAGCGTAACGCGCCCCGACCCCACGTCTCCCGATGCGGCGGGCGAATTCTACGCCTATGCTTACGAGCGTCGGAACATCGCCGGTCCGACACAGGAGCTTTGGTATCACCAGGCCGGATGCCACTCCTGGCTCGTCGTCACGCGTGATACGCGCACGCACGAAATTTCCGACGTGAAACTTGCCGAAGACGTCGCGTCGAAGCGCATCAAATCGACTGCAGGTGCAGCATGA
- a CDS encoding sarcosine oxidase subunit gamma produces MSDPQNEAALKRNGLTISKREDVAVTHVALRRGMQAELEKRASAALGVSLPATARVAEASGKLVVWAGPEQWLIIEPRSTGKDPSVDLAEALKGAASIIDVSDSRVIFRVEGQKATEVLAPSMAIDFHDQVFKRGDVAITHASHLGVMVWRLPDGSGYEFACARTYAVAFSEWLADACGKLTRPA; encoded by the coding sequence GTGTCTGATCCTCAAAACGAAGCGGCTTTGAAGCGCAACGGCCTGACGATTTCGAAGCGGGAAGACGTCGCCGTCACGCACGTCGCGCTTAGGCGCGGCATGCAGGCTGAACTTGAGAAGCGGGCGAGCGCCGCACTTGGCGTATCTCTGCCTGCCACCGCGCGTGTGGCCGAAGCATCAGGCAAGCTTGTCGTCTGGGCCGGCCCCGAGCAGTGGTTGATCATCGAACCCCGCTCAACGGGCAAAGACCCGAGCGTAGATCTTGCGGAGGCACTCAAAGGCGCCGCGTCCATCATCGACGTCAGCGACAGCCGCGTCATCTTCCGTGTCGAAGGACAAAAAGCGACAGAGGTGCTTGCGCCGAGCATGGCGATCGATTTTCACGATCAGGTCTTCAAGCGGGGAGACGTCGCCATAACGCATGCGTCCCACCTCGGAGTGATGGTCTGGCGACTTCCCGACGGCAGCGGATATGAGTTTGCTTGTGCCCGGACTTATGCCGTCGCGTTCTCAGAGTGGCTTGCCGATGCCTGTGGAAAGTTAACGAGGCCAGCCTGA
- a CDS encoding lysozyme — MLDQSYLDAIKKFEGFSAEARWDYAQNSNGYGTRARYAGEVIDKAEADRRFEGEIKKAADFVDRFAPGLDDGSRAALTSLTYNAGTAWTESGLGEAVSSGDMDRARSLFLQYHNAGGAAVDGLVQRRLQEVAWFDTGADDAQTTKSVVAVSQPQSAAPATEAETSATSDSLVSQPGSVVRLAASQTDMRSPSERAFTDLSSDPALLALLAHIGKSQPTRSSDDKTAEPEALPQAV; from the coding sequence ATGCTGGACCAGAGCTATCTCGACGCCATAAAGAAATTCGAAGGTTTTTCAGCCGAAGCCCGCTGGGACTATGCGCAGAATTCGAACGGCTATGGGACGCGCGCCCGTTACGCCGGAGAAGTCATCGACAAGGCGGAAGCCGATCGCCGTTTTGAGGGCGAGATCAAGAAAGCCGCCGATTTCGTCGACCGCTTCGCCCCAGGACTTGATGACGGCAGCCGCGCGGCACTGACATCGTTGACCTACAACGCGGGAACGGCCTGGACCGAGAGCGGCCTCGGAGAAGCCGTATCGAGCGGAGACATGGACAGGGCGCGCTCCCTTTTCCTGCAATATCACAACGCCGGAGGCGCGGCCGTCGACGGACTCGTTCAGCGGCGGCTGCAGGAGGTCGCCTGGTTCGACACGGGGGCAGACGACGCGCAAACGACGAAGTCGGTCGTCGCCGTCTCGCAGCCGCAGAGCGCCGCGCCGGCGACGGAGGCGGAAACCTCGGCCACGTCGGATTCGCTCGTTTCACAACCGGGAAGTGTCGTCCGTCTCGCCGCCAGCCAGACGGACATGCGGTCGCCGTCTGAACGCGCCTTCACCGATCTGAGCAGCGATCCTGCATTGCTGGCGCTACTCGCTCACATCGGCAAGAGCCAGCCGACGCGCAGCTCCGATGACAAGACAGCCGAGCCGGAAGCTCTGCCGCAAGCGGTCTGA